A single region of the Tachyglossus aculeatus isolate mTacAcu1 chromosome X1, mTacAcu1.pri, whole genome shotgun sequence genome encodes:
- the ARL8B gene encoding ADP-ribosylation factor-like protein 8B isoform X2 — MNERAAAAIGIPGGRVPRACGNRPQSDHQLRPTQAMIWDIGGQPRFRSMWERYCRGVNAIVYMIDAADREKIEASRNELHNLLDKPQLQGIPVLVLGNKRDLPNALDEKQLIEKMNLSAIQDREICCYSISCKEKDNIDITLQWLIQHSKSRRS; from the exons atgaatgaaagagcagctgCCGCCATCGGGATACCTGGG GGACGAGTCCCGAGGGCATGTGGAAACAGACCCCAGAGTGATCATCAACTTCGGCCAACTCAGGCTATG ATCTGGGATATAGGTGGGCAGCCCCGATTCCGAAGCATGTGGGAACGATACTGCCGTGGAGTTAATGCTATTGT ttacaTGATAGATGCTGCCGACCGTGAAAAAATAGAAGCCTCTCGAAATGAACTGCACAATCTTCTAGACAAACCACAGTTACAAGGAATTCCT GTGCTAGTACTTGGAAACAAGAGAGATCTTCCTAATGCCCTGGATGAGAAACAGCTAATTGAAAAAAT GAATCTGTCTGCTATTCAGGACAGAGAAATTTGCTGCTATTCAATTTCTTGCAAAGAAAAGGATAATATAG ATATCACACTTCAGTGGCTTATTCAACATTCTAAATCTAGAAGAAGCTGA